The Synchiropus splendidus isolate RoL2022-P1 chromosome 1, RoL_Sspl_1.0, whole genome shotgun sequence genome includes a window with the following:
- the rad54l gene encoding DNA repair and recombination protein RAD54-like, producing MRRSLAPSQMAKRKQGSDSCEEDDEDYRIEKRRKSSKVTRDCHISPYRKPLTQLHNRPTCQDGAKHEEFIRRILSKPFKVPIQNYSGPLGIRALGLKRAGIRRALHDPFAEDALVLYSPETLSAHDLIKADKDKLPVHVVVDPVLGKVLRPHQREGVKFLWECVTGRRIPGSFGCIMADEMGLGKTLQCITLMWTLLRQSPDAKPEINRAIVVSPSSLVRNWYNEVGKWLGGRVTPVAIDGGSKTEIDRKLVNFMSQFGLRVPTPILIISYETFRLHAEVLHKGKVGLIICDEGHRLKNSDNQTYQALNAMSAQRRVLISGTPIQNDLLEYFSLVHFVNAGILGTAQEFKKRFELPILKGRDADASDKDRQTGEEMLKELISIVNRCLIRRTSDILSKYLPVKIEQVVCCRMTPLQTELYKHFLKQAKPLETLQQGKISVSSLSSITSLKKLCNHPALIYDKCVEGEEGFVGAIDLFPSGYSTKNVEPQLSGKMLVLDYILAMTRTTTSDKVVLVSNYTQTLDLFEKLCRSRSYLYVRLDGTMSIKKRAKIVENFNSPSNPEFIFMLSSKAGGCGLNLIGANRLVMFDPDWNPANDEQAMARVWRDGQKKTCYIYRLLSTGTIEEKILQRQAHKKALSSCVVDEEQDVERHFSLGELRELFTLNEETTSDTHDKFRCRRCVNGIQVRPPAENADCTSDLSQWIHCSDKKGLRDQVLKASWEAAVSFVFHQRSHEDQKGVV from the exons ATG AGGAGAAGTCTGGCTCCCAGCCAGATGGCGAAGAGAAAGCAAGGCTCGGATTCATGCGAGGAAGACGACGAGGACTACAGAATT gagaagagaaggaaaagcAGTAAAGTCACAAGAGACTGCCACATCTCACCGTACAGGAAACCTTTGACTCAGCTGCACAACCGGCCCACTTGTCAGGATGGAGCCAAACAT GAGGAATTCATTCGGCGCATTCTCTCCAAGCCATTTAAAGTTCCTATTCAAAATTACTCAG GCCCTCTGGGAATCAGGGCTCTAGGTTTGAAGCGCGCCGGAATCAGACGAGCACTCCATGATCCTTTTGCAGAGGATGCTCTCGTTCTTTATTCACCAGAAACCCTGAGTGCTCATGACCTGATCAAGGCTGACAA AGACAAACTGCCAGTCCATGTTGTTGTGGATCCAGTATTGGGCAAAGTACTGCGGCCTCATCAGCGAGAG GGGGTGAAATTCCTGTGGGAGTGTGTGACTGGCAGACGAATCCCAGGATCGTTCGGCTGCATCATGGCTGATGAGATGGGTCTGGGCAAAACTCTGCAGTGCATTACCCTCATGTGGACTCTGTTGCGCCAAAGCCCGGACGCCAAGCCAGAGATCAACAGGGCCATCGTGGTCTCGCCCTCCAGTTTGGTCCGCAACTGGTATAATGAAGTTGGGAAGTGGCTTGGCGGACGTGTCACACCAGTGGCTATTGACGGAGGATCCAAGACGGAGATTGACAGGAAACTTG TGAACTTCATGTCTCAGTTTGGCTTGAGAGTTCCAACACCCATTCTCATCATCTCCTACGAAACGTTCCGGCTGCACGCTGAAGTTCTGCACAAGGGCAAAGTCGGGCTGATCATCTGTGATGAG GGCCATCGGTTGAAGAACTCGGACAACCAGACGTACCAGGCTTTGAATGCCATGAGTGCTCAGAGGCGAGTGCTGATCTCTGGTACTCCCATCCAGAATGACCTGCTCGAGTATTTCAGCCTGGTGCACTTTGTTAATGCTGGCATCCTGG GGACTGCTCAAGAGTTTAAGAAGAGATTTGAACTTCCCATCCTGAAGGGAAGAGATGCTGATGCCAGtgacaaagacagacagactgggGAGGAGATGCTCAAAGAGCTGATCAGTATTGTAAACAG GTGTTTGATAAGAAGAACGTCCGATATTCTGTCCAAGTATCTTCCTGTGAAAATTGAGCAGGTGGTTTGTTGCAG GATGACTCCTCTGCAGACTGAGCTCTACAAACACTTCCTCAAACAGGCTAAACCCCTGGAGACATTACAGCAGGGCAAGATAAGCGtctcctctctgtcctccatcACTTCACTCAAGAAACTGTGCAATC ATCCTGCTCTCATCTACGACAAGTGTGTGGAAGGCGAGGAAGGCTTTGTAGGAGCTATTGATCTGTTCCCCTCGGGGTACTCCACTAAGAATGTGGAGCCTCAACTCTCCG GGAAAATGCTGGTTCTGGACTACATCCTGGCCATGACGCGGACCACAACCAGTGACAAGGTGGTGCTGGTGTCCAACTACACTCAAACGCTGGACCTTTTTGAAAAGCTGTGCAGATCACGAAG ctACCTCTATGTTCGCCTGGACGGCACCATGTCCATTAAGAAAAGAGCCAAGATTGTGGAGAATTTCAACAGCCCATCT AATCCAGAGTTCATCTTCATGCTGAGCAGCAAGGCTGGGGGCTGCGGTCTGAATTTGATTGGTGCCAATCGTCTGGTGATGTTTGACCCGGACTGGAACCCTGCCAATGACGAGCAGGCAATGGCACGGGTTTGGCGAGACGGCCAGAAGAAGACCTGCTATATCTACAGGCTCCTCTCT ACGGGGACGATTGAGGAGAAGATCCTGCAGAGACAAGCGCATAAGAAAGCTCTGAGCAGCTGCGTGGTGGATGAGGAGCAGGACGTGGAGCGCCACTTCTCACTTGGAGAACTGCGAGAACTTTTTACTCTCAACGAGGAGACAACAAGCGACACACACGACAA GTTCCGCTGTAGGCGCTGTGTGAACGGCATCCAGGTTCGTCCTCCTGCTGAAAACGCAGACTGCACCAGCGACCTGTCCCAGTGGATCCACTGCTCTGACAAGAAGGGACTCAGGGACCAAGTGCTGAAAGCCTCTTGGGAAGCTGCTGTCTCCTTTGTCTTCCACCAGCGATCACATGAAGACCAGAAGGGAGTCGTATAG
- the lrrc41 gene encoding uncharacterized protein lrrc41 — MDGDGDRATQTCLKTICFQAVRRHFGVIGAKSVADLPVVLIRELLFHLSVCEVTELQPVLDLKGVSTRSFWLRVLEDVSLHHASDFATDEELRHEVLRVLFTCVFYNSSRFAFQKHISNPSTFLWTAAKYLKHFLVTFNANNPLERLVTEQRSLLARLEKHVTCVAISLSLARPEGAAKSAIYVLHRLLDHGAARRVILQVNCPVTLACLLHGEGPSASLSPSDTVRSGQGPGHGPLSKRKKVEGEGELHLAMQLLHKTLNSCAEAAGEPCPRGRLEQLEMMVCSGKTLHILNTSLPKLQHLRSLTLHSSSTFSGADVHGLSVALKHLSMSGSSSLCDLTVTGLQQPEHFYLLLDSSSELKSISVDMQPMYCSVRSVTEEIPIIDREVSLEKLSVQVARVMTDEKFIITTLKRCPRLTSLHVAGLRALVGCSHQPLLTTLSVSSSCLSHLHLEDLNLSNCLPEILQLLKHARLQELHLVDCRLLERCGNKQEFLKQLVEILRSMSSLHTLSLAHNRIAANVCVLAELFSGSSPSSVRKLDISCNFIQAADLLQFSEVLKENRPPHPLTLDLRTNPGDRDPDTWNAVLKRLRSFCTVVVGGWKSTDTMADHISNM, encoded by the exons ATGGATGGTGACGGTGACAGAGCAACTCAAACCTGTTTGAAGACCATTTGCTTTCAAGCCGTAAGGAGGCATTTTGGCGTTATTGGCGCCAAATCTGTTGCCG ATCTGCCGGTGGTTCTCATCAGAGAGCTGCTTTTTCATCTTTCAGTATGTGAAGTGACAGAGCTGCAGCCTGTGCTGGATCTTAAAG GGGTCTCCACTCGCTCTTTTTGGCTGCGTGTCTTGGAGGATGTGTCTTTACACCAT GCTTCAGACTTTGCAACTGATGAAGAACTTAGGCATGAAGTTCTGCGCGTGCTGTTTACCTGTGTGTTCTATAACTCCAGCAGATTTGCCTTCCAAAAACATATATCCAACCCAAGCACCTTCCTGTGGACGGCAGCTAAATACCTCAAACATTTTCTAGTCACCTTCAATGCTAACAATCCCCTTGAGAGGTTGGTCACCGAGCAGCGGTCTCTTCTGGCACGACTGGAGAAGCACGTCACCTGTGTAGCTATATCCCTGTCCTTGGCGCGGCCCGAAGGGGCTGCGAAAAGCGCCATTTATGTCCTGCATCGCTTGTTGGATCACGGTGCAGCCAGGAGAGTCATTCTCCAGGTGAACTGTCCCGTCACACTTGCCTGTCTTCTGCATGGAGAAGGACCCTCGGCCTCGCTCTCCCCTTCTGACACTGTCAGATCAGGACAAGGCCCAGGCCATGGGCCATTAAGCAAACGTAAAAAGGTGGAGGGTGAGGGTGAACTCCACCTAGCAATGCAGCTGCTCCACAAAACTTTAAACAGCTGCGCCGAAGCTGCAGGAGAGCCCTGTCCGCGGGGGAggctggagcagctggagatgaTGGTGTGCAGCGGGAAAACGCTCCACATCCTCAACACCTCTCTGCCTAAGCTACAACACCTGCGCTCGCTCACGCTTCACAGCTCAA GCACCTTCAGTGGAGCAGACGTGCATGGACTGTCTGTGGCCCTCAAACATCTGTCCATGAGCGGCAGCAGCTCCCTCTGCGACCTCACTGTCACAGGCCTGCAGCAGCCGGAGCACTTTTACCTTCTCTTGGATTCCAGTTCCGAACTTAAGTCCATCTCTGTGGACATGCAGCCCATGTACTGCTCAGTGCGCTCGGTGACGGAAGAGATTCCTATCATTGACAGAG AGGTCTCCCTGGAGAAGCTGTCAGTGCAAGTAGCTCGGGTGATGACAGACGAGAAGTTCATCATAACCACCCTGAAGCGGTGTCCACGTTTGACCTCACTTCATGTGGCGGGTCTGAGAGCGCTTGTGGGCTGCTCCCATCAACCGCTCCTCACCACCCTCTCAG tgtccagcagctgcttgtcACATCTACACCTGGAGGACTTGAACCTGTCCAACTGTCTGCCAGAGATTCTCCAGCTCCTGAAACACGCCAGGTTACAAG AGCTTCATCTGGTCGACTGTCGCCTGCTTGAGAGGTGCGGCAACAAGCAGGAGTTTCTCAAGCAACTGGTGGAAATTCTTAGGTCCATGTCGTCGCTCCACACTCTCAGTTTGGCCCACAATCGAATCG CcgcaaacgtgtgtgtgctggCAGAGCTGTTCTCAGGATCATCACCCAGCAGTGTGAGAAAACTGGATATCAG TTGCAACTTCATTCAGGCAGCTGATCTACTTCAGTTCTCTGAAGTGCTAAAGGAGAACCGTCCTCCGCACCcactgacccttgacctcagGACAAACCCGGGAGACAGAGATCCCGATACGTGGAACGCGGTGCTGAAGAGGCTGCGTTCGTTTTGCACCGTCGTGGTTGGGGGCTGGAAATCCACCGACACCATGGCGGATCACATCAGCAACATGTGA